From Maylandia zebra isolate NMK-2024a linkage group LG11, Mzebra_GT3a, whole genome shotgun sequence, one genomic window encodes:
- the ethe1 gene encoding persulfide dioxygenase ETHE1, mitochondrial isoform X2 has translation MKQRVAGLKSAISKFSGATADIHLTEGDNIPFGRHSLTVKETPGHTDGCITLVTGDQSMAFTGDALLIRGCGRTDFQQGCAKKLYHSVHEKIFTLPDECLIYPAHDYLGQTVSTVGEERKYNPRLTKSMEEFVEIMNNLNLPKPKKIDISVPANLVCGVHSI, from the exons ATGAAGCAAAGAGTGGCTGGACTGAAGAGTGCCATCTCCAAGTTCAGTGGTGCCACTGCTGACATCCACTTAACAGAGGGAGACAATATCCCCTTTGGAAGACAC tCTCTGACTGTGAAAGAGACACCAGGACACACTGATGGGTGTATAACCCTGGTAACTGGGGATCAGAGCATGGCTTTCACTGGTGACGCTCTCCTCATTAGAGGCTGTGGAAGGACAGACTTCCAGCAGG GTTGTGCCAAAAAGCTCTACCATTCAGTCCATGAGAAGATCTTCACCCTGCCTGATGAGTGCCTCATCTACCCAGCACATGATTACTTAG GTCAGACGGTTTCTACAGTGGGCGAGGAGCGCAAGTATAACCCACGCTTGACTAAGAGCATGGAGGAGTTTGTGGAGATCATGAACAACCTGAACCTCCCTAAGCCTAAAAAAATAG ATATTTCAGTGCCTGCTAATCTAGTTTGTGGAGTGCACAGCATTTGA
- the LOC101473515 gene encoding persulfide dioxygenase ETHE1, mitochondrial-like, with product MAMVKGLLFRQLFESESSTYTYLLADADTKEAVIIDPVLETIERDLKFVSELGLKLTVAVNTHCHADHITSTGPMKKRVPGLKSAISKLSGASADIQLTEGDKIPFGRHCLIVRETPGHTDGCITLVTGDQTMAFTGDALLIRGCGRTDFQQGCAKRLYKSVHEKIFTLPDECLLYPAHDYLGRMASSVGEERKFNPRLTKTMEEFADIMNNLNLPNPKKMATAVPANLVCGLQD from the exons ATGGCAATGGTAAAGGGACTCCTCTTCAGACAG CTGTTTGAGTCTGAGAGCTCCACATATACCTACCTGCTGGCAGACGCAGACACCAAGGAGGCTGTCATCATTGATCCTGTGCTGGAGACCATTGAGAGGGACCTGAAATTCGTAAGCGAACTTGGACTCAAACTGACAGTGGCAG TTAACACCCACTGCCATGCAGACCACATAACAAGCACAGGACCAATGAAGAAAAGAGTACCTGGACTGAAGAGTGCCATTTCCAAACTTAGTGGTGCATCTGCTGATATCCAGTTAACAGAGGGAGACAAGATCCCCTTTGGAAGACac TGCCTGATTGTGAGAGAGACACCAGGACACACTGATGGGTGTATAACGCTGGTAACTGGGGATCAGACTATGGCTTTCACTGGTGATGCTCTCCTCATTAGAGGCTGTGGCAGGACAGACTTCCAGCAGG GTTGTGCCAAAAGGCTTTACAAGTCAGTCCATGAGAAGATCTTCACCCTGCCTGATGAGTGCCTCCTCTACCCAGCACATGACTACTTAG gTCGGATGGCTTCGTCAGTCGGCGAGGAGCGCAAGTTTAATCCACGCCTAACAAAGACCATGGAGGAGTTTGCAGATATCATGAACAACCTGAACCTGCCCAATCCCAAAAAAATgg caaCTGCAGTGCCTGCTAATCTGGTTTGTGGACTGCAAGACTAA
- the ethe1 gene encoding persulfide dioxygenase ETHE1, mitochondrial isoform X1: protein MAKTEGLLFRQLFESESSTYTYLLADTNTKEAVIIDPVLETIDRDLKLIKELGLSLTVAVNTHCHADHITSTGLMKQRVAGLKSAISKFSGATADIHLTEGDNIPFGRHSLTVKETPGHTDGCITLVTGDQSMAFTGDALLIRGCGRTDFQQGCAKKLYHSVHEKIFTLPDECLIYPAHDYLGQTVSTVGEERKYNPRLTKSMEEFVEIMNNLNLPKPKKIDISVPANLVCGVHSI from the exons ATGGCAAAGACGGAAGGGCTCCTCTTCAGACAG cTGTTTGAGTCAGAGAGCAGCACGTACACCTACCTGCTTGCAGACACGAACACCAAGGAGGCTGTCATCATTGATCCTGTGCTGGAGACCATTGACCGGGACCTGAAGCTCATAAAGGAACTTGGACTCAGTCTAACAGTGGCAG TTAACACCCACTGCCACGCAGACCACATAACAAGCACTGGCCTGATGAAGCAAAGAGTGGCTGGACTGAAGAGTGCCATCTCCAAGTTCAGTGGTGCCACTGCTGACATCCACTTAACAGAGGGAGACAATATCCCCTTTGGAAGACAC tCTCTGACTGTGAAAGAGACACCAGGACACACTGATGGGTGTATAACCCTGGTAACTGGGGATCAGAGCATGGCTTTCACTGGTGACGCTCTCCTCATTAGAGGCTGTGGAAGGACAGACTTCCAGCAGG GTTGTGCCAAAAAGCTCTACCATTCAGTCCATGAGAAGATCTTCACCCTGCCTGATGAGTGCCTCATCTACCCAGCACATGATTACTTAG GTCAGACGGTTTCTACAGTGGGCGAGGAGCGCAAGTATAACCCACGCTTGACTAAGAGCATGGAGGAGTTTGTGGAGATCATGAACAACCTGAACCTCCCTAAGCCTAAAAAAATAG ATATTTCAGTGCCTGCTAATCTAGTTTGTGGAGTGCACAGCATTTGA